The following proteins come from a genomic window of Malus sylvestris chromosome 4, drMalSylv7.2, whole genome shotgun sequence:
- the LOC126619206 gene encoding protein AGENET DOMAIN (AGD)-CONTAINING P1-like encodes MPPKRRNKPDPHFDTRSPGKKRAAPVEENGGEKVPIVTQENFTKGTPVEVCSDEDGFHGAWFAATIVKAVGGAKFLIEYQSLRTEDDSAFLREEIDTLHIRPNPPENAVEHFSLLQEVDALYNDGWWVGMISKVLSGSRYIVYFRSTYEEIEFQQSELRLHQDWIGGKWVMPSRALKL; translated from the exons ATGCCCCCGAAACGCAGAAACAAACCCGACCCGCATTTCGACACCCGATCCCCCGGCAAGAAACGGGCAGCTCCTGTGGAAGAAAATGGAGGAGAG AAAGTGCCGATTGTAACTCAAGAGAACTTTACCAAGGGAACACCGGTTGAGGTTTGCAGTGACGAAGATGGTTTCCACGGTGCTTGGTTTGCTGCAACCATAGTGAAAGCAGTGGGCGGTGCCAAGTTCCTTATCGAGTACCAGAGCCTGAGGACAGAAGATGATTCGGCATTTCTGAGAGAAGAGATTGATACCCTGCACATACGACCTAATCCGCCAGAAAATGCTGTTGAGCATTTCAGTTTGCTTCAAGAGGTTGATGCTTTGTACAATGATGGCTGGTGGGTGGGTATGATCTCAAAAGTTCTTAGCGGCTCAAGGTACATAGTCTACTTCAGGAGCACTTATGAAGAAATTGAATTTCAACAATCTGAGTTGAGGCTTCATCAGGACTGGATTGGTGGCAAATGGGTTATGCCTTCGCGG